The stretch of DNA GTGTAATGAGAGGTGCGTacggtggcaagcatattcctaacgcttagcacaatgcaccACACCAGCGAGCCTTCCAATTGACCAAAGACTCAGATAACCTGTGAAAACTCGACTTTGGAACTTCTATCCTTCACCCCGAGGTAAATACGAAAAAATCCTATCAATAAATCTTAAAATTTGCTGGGAATCAAAAGTGACGAATCCACATGACTCAAACTTCACTTTCAAATCAGGGTTTGAAGACTTGAATTGGACTCTGTCCTTCCCTTGGGACAAACAATTCTATCCTCCTTATGCGCCGGTGTAGCTCaatgtgctaagcgttaggcaGACGCTCActactgcacctctgattactctgcgtgggtttgcagatgcaaatcccatgcggggatagttaaatgtgcgagaggattgctcgacttctcgccaccgtagggtggttcacaaaACCGCTCGtcagttacgacttcctccaccattaagtccatgcttccaaaaacaagcaactaactaatcccatacccgacatggattggtaactgGATGAAATGCTGTGGTTTGCCCTatggttaagccatcttatcggctttcctctcccccaggataaatatgtggaTCCTAAcctatcaatatattttatacttaCCAAGCTCAGGGTATGGgcaaactaaattttttctACGAAAATATTCATGGTCGTCGATTTCCGTTATGCTTGGGCGCTCATGTGGATCCAACCGTAACATCCAACGAACCAAATCTTTAAGTTTTGGCTCCGATTTCAATTTACTCAAATCACATTCTTGGTAATGCTTTATATTGAGATTCCTACGATCTGGGTCATCACCAAACGGATGAGAGCCGTCAGTTTGAACAAAATATATCAGAAGAGCTAGAGAGAATATGTCAGCTTGCTTCGTACGGACATTTGTGTTGTACATCTCTGGCGCCCTCCATCCATTAGTACCAACGCACATATTTTCTGAGCTAGTAACAGATTCTCCGTTCATGACTTCACGACTCGAAGAAAAATCGATTAATTTCACTTGGCTGCCACCCagtgatattaaaatattttcaggttTTAAATCACAATGAATGACATTTTTTCCATGAACATGCAAAATTACTTCGACAAGATTTTCGATGAGTTTTTCCCTGAGTCTTTTAGTTATTTCTGTCTTTTTTATGAATTCTGCTAAATTATCGTTCCCACACAGCTCCATTGCTATGTATATATGCTTGATAGGACCAAGAAGGTAATGCTCACACTGGTAAATAATGGGTACGTTATGATGACGGTTAACTTTGACATGAATTTGCGATTCTCTGAGGGTTTCTTCATTATATTCCATGAATTTTATAGCGATATCTTTATTTCCTGATATGCCGTGGGATTGTACGCCTTTATACACATTTCCGTTCTCAGAATACGGCTTCTCATGGAACATATAAATTGAATCGGACAGACGGATAGATCctgcaaaataaatttaagtttGTTACTTGTATAGCAGTTCCGTGAAGATCAACATGTTTTCCATATTTTAATAGGCCTGGAGTGGTGAAATCGAAGTTTATACTTTCAATTGTGATAAAGCATTAATGTTGTGTTAGCATCACAGATTACATTTAGGGTTCAAGTCTCATGCCCCCCCCTACCCCACACGAGTGTTTGCAAAATATAGCATCTCCTTCTGTATCAGAGGGTTTGCGGCTGGAACCCCCActcttttaaaatatgaaaagaaaaaaacaattttgtatcATACATCGCAATTTTTTGTTGCTGAGACCCTTTTTAAACCCACAGGAACCCTTGAAAACCAACGTTTTCCAGCCTTCGGCTTTCTAATTTTGCAACTGAAAATTCCTGATGTGGCTGCTTTATAGAGTTTTGTTTAAAGTGAACATATCCTCACAAAAAGACAACAGTGGCAGCTTTAAATCAGGCTTGTTCGGagaaaattattgtatgaaaatgtAACAACCACTAACCTGGTACTGGATTCGGTCCCGGTTTCGCTGGAGGAGGAATCACCTCCTCCTCCTCGTAAACTGGGGGTGATTCTGGGGCAACAAATGTCCCCTCACTCTGGTGAATTGTCACGTTCGAACAATCAGTGATGACGTTCTGGGCCGTGATGGATCTGCCTGCAaataatatatagaaaatttgaGCAACGTTATGTACACTcggaagtaaaaaaaaatcgtctctgagcaaagttacaaaaaCTCACTatgaagtaaaggagactcatatctgagcaaagttacagacactcactctgaaataaaggagactcatatctgagcaaagttacagacactcactcagaagtaaagtagACTCATTTTAGAGCGCGAATACTTGCTTTCTTTAAAGTTTCCAAAACAGGTTTTTAAACATCAGACTTATAAAGCACAGCGTGGGCTCACTTTGTGACAACGTATACAAGCAAAAAAAACACGCTATGACGCTAATATACTCTCAAATCGAGATTTAAGACTCTGAGCATGGGGGTGAAAATTTAAGTTTCGTAACTTATCTCTCCAAGAAAGTTTTCAGCCATTAAACTTCGTTGGTTGTGAACTCCCGCCTGTCAGGAGGGTGTAGCTACCCGACAAAAAAATCCACATCTATTTTGTGTGACCTATTTGACCCGAATTGCTTTAGTCTCATGCCACGTTTTTACTAACATGTAATCTCACAATATAGTTATTTATATAGTCTTGGCATTCTAGTAGTCGCTCTTAACTTCACTCAGGAatgattctccttattttttaaTGAGTTCTATAGACCTTGCTTTGAgagaaatatgaaaatctgATATCAATGTTTCCCAAATGGTGCCCAGCAGACCAATTACGACCCgcatttaatattaatttaatatggcccgGCGAACTTCTGTATCAGAAGCTGCCAAGAGAGGGTTTGCGGTCGGAACCCccacatttttaaaatgtaaaaaaatgaattctgtatcatacattgcaatttttcgtagcttgtaACCCTTTTTAAACCCACAGGGTTTTCCAGCCTTCAGCTTTCTAATTTTGCAACTGGGAATTTCAGAACCCCCTGAATATTCCTGGTGTGGCTGCTATATAGAGTATTAATTGAAGTGAACATATCCTCACAAAAATACAACAGTGGCAGCTTTAAATGAGGCTTGTTCGGAGAAAATTATCGTATGAAAATGTAACAACTACTAACCTGGTACTGGATTCGGTTCCGTTGGAGGGGGAATCACCTCCTCTTCATAAACTGGGGGTGATTCTGGGGCAACAAATGCCCCCCCACTCTGGTGAATTGTCACGTTAGAACAATCAGTGATGACGTTCTGGGCTGTGATGGATCTGCCTGcagatattataaaaaaaatttgcttaatAAAGCAATGCCAAGCGTACTCATTTAGAAGCAAGgaagactcatatctgagcaaagttacaggcactcactaaGAAGTAacgaagactcatctctgagcaaagttactggcattcactcagaagtaaagaagactcatctcttagcaaagttacaggcactcactcagaagtaaaggagactcatctctgagcaaagttacaggcactcactcagaagtaaaggagactcatctctgagcaaacttacaggcactcactcagaagtaaaggagactcatctctgagaaatGTTAGCTGCCagacaaaaaaattcatatcTATTTTGTCTGACCTTTTTGACCCGAATTGCTTCTAGTCTCATGCCACATTTTTACTAACATATAATCTCACAATATAGTTATCTATATATAGTCTTGGCATTCTAGTAGTCGCTCTTAACTTCGCTCAGGAatgattctccttatttttgagtgagttctatagaccttgctttgagagaaatatgaaaatctgATATCAATGATTCCCAAATCGTGCCCAGCAAACCAATTACATCCGcattcaatattaatttaatatggcccgtcgaacttaagtgaaatagttAAACAATACGTTTTGTGTTCTAGATATTGCCGATTGTCACATCATTATCACAgcatgtgtatatatatatatattcataataattCAATATCTTAATTATACATATCGGGGGCCCCATGTTGGCGCTTCCATCTCCTGGACCGCGAATATCCTTCAGCTCCTAATTTTAGCCCACGGTCAATCAACTTAGGGAACAACTGTCCTATAGATAATCTATGAAAAtccttgaaaatataaatttttgtaaaaaagcaCCTTACCTTTGTTTATGTACACTTTCGGAGCTGGCATGGTTCCTGCTTTCTTAGATTCTTCGAATAACGAACCTACGTTTCTTAGAATATCACTACAGAGGGCTTCGGGGTCGAAATCATTTTGACCACTAGAGGAAGCAGAGGCCTGTTGTGATGCATTCCAACCAAAGCCAAAACCTGGCATCCCATAATTTCTATCCATGTTTCAGTGATGAGAAATAAGCAAATTAAGAAGTAAAATGCAGCTATAAGAGCTATTATATAAAGTAACTGAAATTAGAAATAACATAGCTAcgtttattaattttcaaatacattatatataaataatattggaGAATAGGTATCAGTGAATCAATATGTTCTGACTGTAGGGATACTCAAACACAGTGGTTCCAAACGATGGGGCGCATTCCCAAGGGGCATAAACAATTTTTAaggctaattaaaaataaaaatatttgttagatctgATCCTacctgccttattttggatatttacgtttcgTATTTTCATTATTCACATTcaatccacatattttcaaggtgttttttgaaaaaaacataagTACTcgctatctgttatttgtagctgaTTGTTaaatagttatttttgaggtggagcgcgagacttgacaaattctgaaaaggTAAAGAACCACTGtcctacagtatccttgcaatAGGAGTGATACATACGGATCCACTGATACAAAGGTAAGGGAATAAGCAGTAACAGAGTCGAGTTATAAATTTGTGAAATACGTTATCGAAAATTTACACACGAGGGGGCCAGATGCACCAATTGCGTGCGACCATTCTGACAAAATATACCAGAAATACATTACAGTAGTTTATGTGTGCAGCTAAACTCTTGGACTAGAAATGTAGAGTTCCaatagatatttcaataaaatataaaacgataaaatgaAGAATCgttaaaaatagtttgaaataaaaatattgcacataaacatgatatttatgataaaatcaTGATAGAGGAAAACAGTTGCAGAGTCTTAATCCATCGACAAATTAAGTATGGTGATTGAGAAACCAAATAATTTACAGTTTCATAGGTATAACTCCGGCAGGAGAGGTAATCTGATAAGACTAATCATTTGACAAACCACAGCATGTATTCTTGTTTCAATAATCTGTATTAAGTATAGACAAGACAGCAATgaccaaaatgaaaaaattatgaaGATTGTAAATCTCTCGTTATGAGGAAGAGGTTTGTATTGAGTAAAGACCGAAATggccaaaataaaaaaaattactcttTCAAATAGATTCTCATTCTCTCCTACCGAGGAAGAGGAAAGTCGACGTGCCCTAAAACTATGGCAAACTACGGGGACTTCCCCTTTCCAAAAAAatatcggggctcccgaagtatgcgaaccaagatggcggacatcggaatgtgatatgtgtactaggttagggttaggccataattttaggtataaatactacggaagctcttggctagtcttcgaactgataataggactaaaataaggaaaaattatcgcctaaccctaacctgttacccatgttacgttccgatgactgccatcttggttcgcatacttcgggagcaccaaaatatccaaatcaaactaattgaaaataaacacTACATAAAAATCATGAACTATTTCTAAAGGACTAATAACTTCATAGCTGCTTAATAGTGATAATTCTATAGGCTacttgattcaaaataatatcatcaTTTCCAAAAACTTTGGTAGAATGATTCCTAAACCATGAGTCAAAATGCAATAGCAGAATACGTATGAATATAGGAATAAAATACACATAATCATATAATTTTACGCCTAGAAcgtaaaaaggtaaaaacaaaCTATTTCACTTAACATTGACGAGCCATATTAAATTGTTACGTGGGTCGTAATTCGCCCATACATAAAATACATGCATAGATGGAAAGTATTGAAAAAGGGCAGCAGGGACAAATTTTATAAGCTCAAACTTCTCTTTACCCATTACATTATCTTAATTTGTTTTCTATATCCAGAAATCACCGCCTCCGTCCCTAAAAAACTATTTCTTTGAAAGTCCGGCGAACACAGCAGCTGTTATCGTCAACGAATATGCAATCCCCATGATGATGAAATTACGACGGCCCTGGAAAAGAGTTTGAATGTCTTTTCagaactcaaaaaaaaagtggTAAGTGTACTGATAGAATGGCGctacagaagtgtgtgtaccaatatggaggtaactgattttgtttgcctactttacatcaaattgtgtaaagggactgaaacctatgggcagggggatatttacttggctaacagagacagtccccgaactcgtgataaaactaaaataaggaaaatcggaataaaattatgccctaaccctggcctggtacacacactacaagaGTACTCTAAAAATTTACACTGGACAAGACacttaaaaaattattctggatgcattttttaaatatctatcGAGAATGCCCCATTAGCTTGATGTTTCTTGAATCTTTGTCAAAAATATCAACTTCAAGGAATTCCACAAGAACTTTGGGCCTGGTTAATACTTGCATTGGATGACCGTCACAGAataagtgagaaaaaaattttgtggaGGGGAGAAAATTTGTTAACTTGTgtgttttaatttatattttgcccAGCTGCTTGTCATCCTGGGATAACTGTGCTCTAACCTTATCTTTAACTGACCAATGACAGCACAGCATGATGGTATTGAATTGTGGGTAAAACCACTGAAGCATGCTTGCTGGGTATAAATACTGTCATGCTGGTCTCCAGAGGTCATTCAGTACTTTGGTATAACCCAACTTACCTTTACTTCTTTATATACAAATACACCCCATAGTGATGCAATAATACCAGGTCCAGTTGTAACAATAGGAAAACTAACAGCTTCACTCAAATACTCGTTTGCAATGAACCAACCAATGTCGGCAGCGCCCCACATCCATCCCGATATTATTCCGGGGAGGATCACTGAGGGGTAaacctgataaaaaaaattctgattcaAACGAATGTTGAGATCGCTTAGTAAAATTAAATCTTTCCAAGTTTTAGACTGAagtttgggtactcccgaagtacgtgaaccaagatggcggacacctaaacgtagtatgtgtaccaggttagggttaggccataacctTTATACCTCCCGtggtatttatacctaaaattatcgcctaatcCTAgacaggtacacatactatgttccggtgtccgccatcttggttcacatacttcgggagtacccaattcaAGGTGTTTAAAATAACAACTCCAGCATTGACTCTACAGCCCCATCATAAGGAATGTATTGTTCTTACCTTTGgtttgtttttctttatgatgcaataaataatgaaataaactgAAGACGTAGCGAGAATTCCACAGAAATGCGCGAATACGTAGTCAAGATCTGGAATTAAAGATGAGTGAATGAAATATAATTCAAACTTTATGACTGGAATCTTCccagtactcccgaagtatgtgaaccaagatggcggactccggaacgtagtatgtgtaccaagttagggttaggccataactttattccaattttccttattttagttttattacgagttcggaaacTAGACAAGTGACTTCTGTAGTAATtctacctaaaattatggcctaaactggaacacatactacgttccagtctCCGCCATatcggttcacatacttcgggagtaccgaagacaatatacaccagtggttctcaaacagaGGGGCTTTCACCACAAGGGGGCgttagacaattttttgagggggtgtgaagctaattaaaaacgaaaatatttgCTAGATTTGATCTTGGCTGCcttgaatatttataatacaTTATTGTTTATAGATCGCAGAGAGCTGTTGTGCTTGTTTCTGTTATTATTATcagttatttgtagcttattgttagctagttatttttgaagtggggcgaaaaacttgacaaattcttaaAAGAGGGCGCGGCATAacaagtttgagaaacactgatataatgttttgtttatattttgggtattttggAATACGaatgaacaaattaaaatatataacgtTGTTTCTTATAGCAAAAAAGTTACGATACTCAAACGAATCAGTAGTGAAACAACAAATCTGAACTAATTATGTTCGACTACTGAGGTGTGGGTGAAATATATGAACTGTCACAACACCAACTAAACTAACCGCTGTCAGTTGACCACATTATTCGCTGTTTCTGGTACGATCAAAAGCCAGATATTGTGTCTAATTAAGTAAACTGTTCCCTTGCTACATTTGCT from Styela clava chromosome 14, kaStyClav1.hap1.2, whole genome shotgun sequence encodes:
- the LOC120328049 gene encoding serine/threonine-protein kinase/endoribonuclease IRE1-like, yielding MDRNYGMPGFGFGWNASQQASASSSGQNDFDPEALCSDILRNVGSLFEESKKAGTMPAPKVYINKGRSITAQNVITDCSNVTIHQSGGAFVAPESPPVYEEEVIPPPTEPNPVPGRSITAQNVITDCSNVTIHQSEGTFVAPESPPVYEEEEVIPPPAKPGPNPVPGSIRLSDSIYMFHEKPYSENGNVYKGVQSHGISGNKDIAIKFMEYNEETLRESQIHVKVNRHHNVPIIYQCEHYLLGPIKHIYIAMELCGNDNLAEFIKKTEITKRLREKLIENLVEVILHVHGKNVIHCDLKPENILISLGGSQVKLIDFSSSREVMNGESVTSSENMCVGTNGWRAPEMYNTNVRTKQADIFSLALLIYFVQTDGSHPFGDDPDRRNLNIKHYQECDLSKLKSEPKLKDLVRWMLRLDPHERPSITEIDDHEYFRRKNLVCPYPELGLN